Proteins from a single region of Asterias rubens unplaced genomic scaffold, eAstRub1.3, whole genome shotgun sequence:
- the LOC117306700 gene encoding uncharacterized protein LOC117306700 produces the protein MARTVVAKPTNCSIKCMVFFLFLSFVSSQNCTDPLLSKCTCTEKVFLCISANLTEFPTDVPHKDTIIHIRVTNNSIPVIDMDILSGFTQLQTISLEDNGLTRIANQSLPSNLSIVILNNNPIICDDRLLWLTNVPQVVGSCDSEVQIATFLETLKPTPTAIDVNTSQQAPVVTDIVTEPMTFTTVGTTLAPATNKLYVLAIIIPIIVLVVICTVIVIFSIRKTHQQKEAYNSSIRYSVVRKDAGAGNRVYSDVTTEL, from the exons ATGGCGCGAACAGTAGTCGCTAAACCCACAAACTGCTCCATAAAATGCATGGtgtttttcctctttttaaGCTTTGTCAGCTCACAAAACTGCACCGATCCCTTGCTAAGTAAATGCACATGCACTGAAAAGGTTTTCTTGTGCATATCAGCTAATTTGACGGAGTTTCCAACAGATGTTCCGCACAAGGATACGATTATTCATAT ACGCGTGACCAACAATAGTATACCAGTAATTGACATGGACATCCTATCTGGGTTCACACAGCTTCAAACAAT ATCTCTGGAAGACAATGGGCTAACTCGCATTGCAAACCAGAGCTTGCCTTCAAACCTTTCAATAGT CATTCTTAATAATAACCCAATAATCTGTGATGACAGATTATTGTGGCTCACAAATGTTCCTCAAGTTGTTGGGTCGTGTGACTCAGAAGTGCAAATTGCAACATTCTTAG AAACCTTAAAGCCCACTCCAACTGCAATAGACGTTAACACTTCACAGCAAGCACCAGTAGTGACGGACATAGTGACAGAACCCATGACATTCACCACGGTGGGGACCACACTGGCACCGGCgacaaataaattat ACGTACTTGCCATCATCATACCGATCATTGTACTAGTCGTTATCTGCACGGTGATCGTCATCTTCAGCATTAGGAAGACCCACCAGCAGAAAGAGGCGTACAACTCCTCCATCAGGTACTCAGTGGTGCGTAAAGACGCAGGGGCAGGTAACCGGGTCTACAGCGACGTCACCACAGAGTTATAG
- the LOC117306701 gene encoding PHD finger protein 13-like, producing the protein MSSEVFTVPVPTKKHRREFRMSPSPKKRKTMTDFNTFCTWVLDYEASLQGEEHIKKRSPSPLDSEGNSTSSSDVSDIVQFTPRSHHKVKDEDWELVTCYCCKPFAGRPMIECSECATWIHLSCAKIRKNNVPEIFTCQQCRDSKYEIRRSNRAREPKKQFKELYEEL; encoded by the exons ATGTCTAGTGAAGTATTTACAG TACCAGTCCCGACGAAAAAGCACAGAAGAGAGTTTAGGATGTCG CCCTCGCCTAAAAAGAGAAAAACCATGACGgattttaacacattttgtaCCTGGGTTCTAGACTATGAGGCATCGTTGCAAGGAGAG GAGCATATTAAGAAGAGAAGCCCGAGTCCGCTTGATAGTGAAGGTAACAGTACATCAAGCAGTGATGTCTCTGACATTGTACAATTCACACCGAGGTCACATCATAAGGTCAAAG ATGAAGATTGGGAGCTCGTCACTTGTTATTGCTGCAAACCGTTTGCCGGCCGTCCCATGATAGAATGTTCCGAGTGCGCAACCTGGATCCACTTATCTTGTGCTAAGATCCGAAAAAACAATGTTCCTGAGATTTTTACTTGCCAGCAGTGCAGAGACTCAAAATATGAAATCCGACGCTCGAACCGAGCGCGAGAACCAAAGAAACAATTCAAAGAGCTCTACGAGGAATTGTGA